A window of Argopecten irradians isolate NY chromosome 14, Ai_NY, whole genome shotgun sequence contains these coding sequences:
- the LOC138306922 gene encoding arylsulfatase J-like — MRTFLQTVLIVCVIIVHETTHVHANPRHILFIVADDFGWNDVGFRNENISTPNIDKLAKEGVILNQSYVQPVCSPSRNAFMTGVYPFKAGLQHLVIWPDQKVCAPTNLKFLPQHLKGLGYKTHMIGKWHLGFCKWECTPTYRGFDTFNGFLGGQQDYYTKVNTRGNKVGYDFRNNTATDKDGIGTYSTYEFAARAAELIGIHNKSEPFFLYMPLQSVHIPIQVPIEYENMYKHIHNEGRRKFSGMVTAMDDVIGVVTDALKVYGMYEDTLIIFTADNGGWPAANGNNWPLRGSKITIYEGGTRVTAFVHGAGLEKTGYTYNGMIHAVDWSPTIVAAAGGVPDDPNERNNLSDKLPDVVKKLRMRMAEYHKQMVPANYPNGTAVSDPKNYNGFWSPGWC, encoded by the exons ATGAGGACCTTCCTACAGACGGTCTTAATTGTTTGTGTGATTATCGTGCACGAGACAACGCATGTGCATGCTAATCCACGACATATTCTATTTATAGTAGCAGACGATTTCG GTTGGAACGACGTCGGGTTTCGTAATGAAAACATATCCACTCctaacattgataaattggccaAGGAAGGAGTCATCCTCAACCAGTCCTATGTACAGCCCGTGTGCTCTCC ATCGCGAAACGCTTTTATGACAGGGGTATATCCTTTCAAAGCCGGACTTCAG CATTTGGTTATATGGCCTGACCAGAAGGTGTGTGCTCCGACGAACCTCAAATTCCTGCCACAACATCTCAAAGGACTGGGCTATAAAACACATATGATAGGAAA ATGGCACCTTGGGTTCTGTAAATGGGAGTGTACGCCGACCTACCGTGGCTTTGACACATTTAATGGGTTTCTTGGCGGACAGCAGGATTATTACACGAAAGTTAATA CCAGGGGTAATAAAGTGGGATACGACTTCCGGAACAACACGGCAACCGACAAAGATGGAATAGGTACTTATTCAACG TATGAATTCGCTGCTCGAGCCGCGGAGCTAATCGGAATACACAATAAGAGTGAACCATTTTTCCTTTATATGCCTCTACAGTCTGTTCATATTCCGATCCAG GTACCTATTGAGTACGAGAATATGTACAAACACATACATAATGAAGGCAGGAGAAAATTCTCAG gGATGGTAACAGCGATGGATGACGTCATCGGTGTCGTGACAGACGCTCTGAAAGTGTATGGCATGTACGAGGACACGCTGATCATCTTTACCGCTGAT AATGGTGGTTGGCCTGCTGCTAATGGCAACAATTGGCCATTACGAGGATCTAAGATAACAATATACGAGGGTGGTACAAGAGTGACAGCTTTCGTTCACGGGGCCGGTTTGGAGAAGACAGGATACACGTACAACGG CATGATTCACGCTGTCGATTGGAGTCCGACCATAGTAGCAGCCGCTGGTGGAGTGCCTG aTGACCCTAACGAGCGTAATAACCTCTCGGATAAGTTACCCGATGTTGTAAAGAAATTACGGATGAGGATGGCGGAGTACCACAAACAAATGGTTCCGGCGAATTATCCGAATGGCACAGCCGTGTCCGATCCAAAGAACTACAACGGTTTCTGGTCTCCTGGATGGTGTTAA